One genomic segment of Trichococcus shcherbakoviae includes these proteins:
- the tenA gene encoding thiaminase II — translation MTFSAQIRQAVEPIWAASMEHPFVKGIGDGTLPLENFRFYIQQDSYYLTRFAKILALGAAKAPDIATTNQFADFAKHTYSAEIGLHEQFSKRLGITAEEKECFKPAPTTYAYTSHLYHAGHSGHLGDVIAAVLPCYWLYAEIGDAFIDAAPEEPIYQEWIATYGGKDFQDRVDEQIAHLDKIATSATEADRERMKEHFIISSQYEYAFWEMAYRMETWPVPLEN, via the coding sequence ATGACATTTTCAGCACAAATCCGCCAAGCGGTAGAACCGATCTGGGCAGCCAGCATGGAGCATCCGTTTGTGAAAGGGATCGGGGACGGCACCTTGCCGTTGGAGAATTTCCGTTTTTACATCCAGCAGGATTCCTATTACCTGACGCGCTTCGCCAAAATTTTGGCGCTCGGCGCAGCCAAAGCACCGGATATTGCGACGACCAACCAGTTCGCCGACTTCGCGAAGCATACGTACAGCGCCGAAATCGGCCTGCATGAACAATTTTCGAAAAGGCTGGGCATCACCGCGGAAGAAAAAGAGTGTTTCAAACCCGCGCCCACAACATACGCCTACACGTCCCATCTCTATCATGCCGGCCACTCGGGGCATTTGGGGGATGTGATCGCCGCCGTTCTGCCTTGCTACTGGCTTTATGCCGAAATCGGCGACGCCTTCATTGACGCGGCACCTGAAGAACCGATCTATCAGGAATGGATCGCTACCTATGGCGGGAAGGATTTTCAGGACCGGGTGGATGAACAGATTGCGCATCTGGATAAGATCGCTACATCTGCAACCGAAGCGGACCGTGAAAGGATGAAAGAACATTTCATCATCAGCAGCCAGTACGAATACGCATTTTGGGAAATGGCCTATCGCATGGAAACATGGCCGGTACCGTTGGAGAACTGA
- a CDS encoding PTS glucitol/sorbitol transporter subunit IIC yields the protein MDFLVKGAESFIGLFQLGANTFMSWMTGIVPIVLMLMVFMNVVIKLIGEERINGLAQRFSKYSLVRNCILPFLAAFMLGNPASFTLGRFLPEFYKPSFYAALAQYNHTSNGLFPHINAGELFVFLGIASGVETLGLSTTPLAIRYLLVGLVMNAVGAYVTDFTTAYVCKKSGIQLSKTAKVQY from the coding sequence ATGGACTTTCTAGTTAAAGGTGCAGAAAGCTTTATCGGATTATTTCAATTAGGTGCTAATACATTTATGAGCTGGATGACCGGCATCGTTCCAATCGTCTTGATGCTGATGGTATTCATGAACGTCGTGATCAAACTGATCGGTGAGGAAAGAATCAACGGCCTCGCACAACGCTTCTCGAAATATTCCTTGGTCAGAAACTGTATCCTACCTTTCTTGGCAGCCTTCATGTTGGGGAACCCCGCATCATTCACCCTAGGGAGATTTTTGCCGGAATTCTACAAACCAAGTTTCTATGCGGCACTTGCACAATACAACCACACGAGTAACGGCCTTTTCCCACATATCAATGCAGGTGAATTGTTCGTATTCCTGGGAATCGCGTCAGGTGTTGAAACGTTAGGATTGAGCACCACGCCATTGGCTATCCGTTATCTGCTTGTCGGGCTTGTGATGAATGCTGTAGGCGCATATGTAACCGACTTCACAACTGCTTATGTCTGCAAAAAATCCGGAATCCAATTGAGCAAAACAGCGAAAGTTCAATACTAA
- a CDS encoding sorbitol-6-phosphate dehydrogenase subunit — protein sequence MANNWLELDGKTVIVTGGNSGIGLHIADHLKEQGANVVVADLSVETGTSVYGKLNVKTDVTSIESIEAMVEKAVEKFGKIDVLVNNAGMNLPRLLVDVYSDERNYEIDEASFDKMTAVNQKGMVFTTQAVVRNMLKNKVEGTIINISSESGMEGSVGQSIYSATKGATNSYTRSWAKELGKFGIKVVGIAPGINEKTGLTTPAYNEALAYTRNIPVEQLDTGYEKSIPLGRVGKLDEIGYLVAFLSSNKSAYITGTTINITGGKSRG from the coding sequence ATGGCAAACAACTGGTTGGAATTAGACGGAAAAACGGTTATCGTTACAGGAGGAAATTCAGGGATCGGATTACACATCGCGGATCACTTGAAAGAACAAGGCGCAAACGTCGTTGTAGCTGATTTAAGTGTTGAAACGGGAACTAGTGTATATGGTAAACTGAATGTGAAGACAGATGTGACTTCTATCGAGAGCATCGAGGCAATGGTCGAAAAAGCTGTTGAGAAATTTGGAAAAATCGACGTTTTGGTCAATAATGCAGGTATGAACTTGCCGCGTTTGTTGGTGGATGTCTACAGTGACGAAAGAAACTACGAAATCGATGAAGCCTCATTCGACAAAATGACAGCAGTCAATCAAAAAGGAATGGTATTCACTACACAAGCCGTCGTCAGAAACATGCTGAAGAACAAAGTGGAAGGAACGATCATCAATATCTCTTCCGAATCCGGCATGGAAGGTTCGGTCGGTCAAAGCATCTATTCAGCCACAAAAGGCGCTACAAATTCTTACACGCGTTCATGGGCAAAAGAACTTGGAAAATTTGGCATCAAAGTCGTCGGTATCGCACCGGGGATCAACGAAAAAACAGGATTGACAACTCCTGCCTACAATGAAGCATTGGCTTACACAAGAAACATACCGGTTGAGCAATTGGACACAGGGTATGAAAAGAGCATTCCACTGGGACGCGTCGGAAAATTGGATGAAATCGGCTACTTGGTGGCATTCTTATCTTCCAACAAATCCGCTTATATCACTGGTACAACAATCAACATTACAGGCGGGAAATCTAGAGGATAG
- a CDS encoding mannitol-1-phosphate 5-dehydrogenase, which produces MKAVHFGAGNIGRGFIGEILNHNGYAITFVDVNDTIIEALKARGSYTIELADESREQIQIQNVTGLNNAKEADKVVEAIVEADLLTTAIGPNILPRIAQLIAQGIEARAARNIQQPIDIIACENMIGGSTFLAEEVKKHFTDTAYLDQYVGFPDAAVDRIVPMQQHADPLFVQVEPFSEWVVQGTACKSPIRLEGVAYVNDLEPYIERKLFSVNTGHATVAYTGALQGYETIDEAMQDNLVVIQLRSVLHETGKLLIAKWGFDAAEHEKYIEKIIGRFQNKYISDAISRVARTPLRKLGNHERFIRPMVELTQIDEMPFHLLETIGMVFNYFDPEDEQCQELKEMILQKGLDKIISEVTGIDNQKILGSIKQNVEKYAYKVA; this is translated from the coding sequence ATGAAAGCAGTACATTTTGGTGCCGGAAATATCGGCCGCGGCTTTATCGGGGAAATTTTGAATCACAACGGGTATGCAATCACTTTTGTGGATGTGAACGATACAATCATCGAAGCATTGAAAGCGCGAGGCAGCTATACAATCGAATTGGCTGACGAATCACGCGAACAGATCCAAATCCAGAACGTCACAGGCTTGAACAATGCCAAGGAAGCAGACAAAGTCGTTGAAGCGATCGTAGAAGCGGATCTCCTCACGACTGCCATCGGTCCGAATATTTTGCCTAGAATCGCGCAATTGATCGCGCAAGGGATCGAGGCGCGTGCTGCCCGGAACATCCAGCAGCCCATCGACATCATCGCCTGCGAAAACATGATCGGCGGCTCGACTTTCCTGGCAGAGGAAGTCAAGAAACATTTCACGGATACGGCATATCTTGACCAATACGTCGGATTTCCTGATGCGGCGGTGGACCGTATCGTGCCGATGCAGCAACATGCGGATCCGCTCTTTGTGCAAGTGGAGCCATTCAGCGAGTGGGTCGTTCAAGGGACTGCCTGCAAAAGCCCGATCCGACTGGAAGGCGTTGCCTATGTGAACGACCTGGAGCCTTATATCGAACGCAAATTGTTCAGCGTCAATACAGGGCATGCTACGGTAGCCTATACAGGCGCTCTGCAAGGCTATGAAACAATCGATGAAGCGATGCAGGATAATCTGGTCGTCATCCAACTGCGCTCCGTATTGCATGAGACAGGCAAATTGTTGATCGCTAAATGGGGATTCGATGCAGCGGAACACGAGAAATATATCGAGAAAATCATCGGCCGTTTCCAAAACAAATACATTTCCGATGCCATCTCCCGTGTGGCGCGTACGCCTTTAAGAAAATTGGGCAACCATGAGCGCTTCATCCGTCCGATGGTTGAATTGACCCAAATCGACGAGATGCCTTTCCACTTGCTGGAAACGATCGGCATGGTCTTCAATTACTTCGACCCGGAAGATGAACAGTGCCAAGAACTGAAGGAAATGATCCTGCAAAAAGGCTTGGATAAAATCATTTCGGAAGTAACCGGGATAGACAATCAAAAAATCTTGGGCAGCATCAAACAGAACGTCGAGAAATACGCCTATAAGGTGGCTTGA
- a CDS encoding PRD domain-containing protein, which produces MSTASDREVLLRSLLSNKEMDVQSLEEASGKNKYQIKTIISELNDVYEGFLKIQQKDESKVGIVRKEGVNIFNTLHYNIHQDFNKVECRIAYLLYRLICTEEYLNIGDLSEEMSVSRSTVNNDLKKLKQLLEKYNAKVVGIPNKGITFQCSEFGTRLVLIYEVFELLQMTFLPDQEIQDALDGLVRDYKLDEQAKELLYKALAVSVHRLAHGHTIDSEIPMYKNFEADSANIIAYTQLLQKKFAVALNDHEIAFLAFPINTRNSAYVKGSENSENEEVLRQVVSSMLKTVRDQVMIEIDEEAFFDKVKYHLLFLINRLVFRIPNTDLYLEQIKLKYPLAFELAKISLSELNRLYQLRASADDISYLAVYYALMLDERQANDSKGKSTKDVGIITNLGRGSFELISRQIKEIVGNEMNIVHLNTDSLPKEKLKRFRLLFTTEEISVDTEVPVIKIDRLVSPDDLAQKIYAVEKDQYNIKYLTNEDISYHLVNLKGQMGYFDYVEEITSYLSRRYRLSEDILDRFVEKEERHTMIYENKVAFPHLTDPNINKLVFVLGNITMANRNDAFSLMLFLVTPEKISEQQERILMQVYDFVFKVINDPTLINDLKKVDDAQGLIEMLEKRGTK; this is translated from the coding sequence ATGTCAACGGCAAGCGATAGAGAAGTTTTGCTGAGAAGTTTACTTTCAAATAAAGAAATGGATGTTCAAAGTCTCGAGGAAGCGTCGGGAAAAAACAAATACCAGATCAAAACGATCATTTCGGAATTGAACGATGTCTACGAGGGGTTCTTAAAAATCCAACAAAAGGATGAATCCAAAGTAGGCATCGTCAGAAAGGAGGGGGTGAACATATTCAACACACTTCATTACAATATCCATCAAGACTTCAATAAAGTAGAATGCAGGATCGCGTATCTGTTGTACCGCTTGATATGTACAGAGGAGTACCTGAATATCGGAGACCTCTCCGAAGAAATGAGTGTAAGCAGGAGCACGGTGAACAACGACCTCAAAAAGCTGAAGCAGCTTTTGGAGAAATACAATGCGAAAGTCGTCGGAATCCCGAACAAAGGCATCACCTTCCAGTGCAGCGAATTCGGCACCCGCTTGGTCCTGATTTACGAAGTATTCGAGTTGCTGCAGATGACTTTTCTGCCGGACCAAGAAATCCAGGATGCGCTTGACGGACTCGTCCGGGACTACAAGCTGGATGAGCAAGCGAAAGAACTGCTTTATAAGGCGTTGGCTGTAAGCGTACACAGGTTGGCGCATGGGCATACGATAGATTCCGAAATTCCGATGTACAAAAACTTTGAGGCGGACTCGGCAAATATCATCGCCTATACCCAACTGCTGCAAAAGAAATTTGCAGTTGCCTTGAATGACCATGAAATTGCGTTTCTTGCTTTCCCGATCAACACAAGGAACTCCGCCTACGTGAAAGGGAGCGAAAATTCCGAAAACGAAGAAGTTCTGAGACAAGTCGTTTCCAGTATGCTGAAAACGGTAAGGGATCAAGTCATGATCGAAATCGATGAAGAAGCCTTCTTTGATAAAGTCAAATATCACTTGCTTTTCCTGATAAACAGGCTGGTCTTCCGGATTCCGAACACGGATCTGTATCTGGAGCAGATCAAGCTCAAATACCCTTTGGCCTTCGAGCTGGCGAAGATTTCGCTGTCGGAATTGAATCGCCTTTACCAATTGCGTGCAAGCGCGGACGACATCAGCTATCTGGCTGTCTATTACGCACTGATGCTGGACGAAAGGCAAGCGAATGATTCCAAAGGGAAAAGCACAAAGGATGTAGGCATCATCACCAACCTTGGGAGAGGGAGTTTTGAGCTGATCAGCAGACAGATCAAAGAGATCGTCGGGAATGAGATGAATATTGTCCACCTCAACACCGATAGCCTGCCGAAAGAAAAACTGAAGCGGTTCCGACTGCTTTTCACAACCGAAGAGATTTCCGTGGACACCGAAGTCCCTGTCATCAAGATCGACAGATTGGTCAGCCCGGACGATTTGGCCCAAAAGATCTATGCCGTGGAAAAAGATCAATACAACATCAAATACCTGACAAACGAGGACATCAGTTATCACCTCGTCAATCTGAAGGGTCAAATGGGTTACTTCGATTATGTGGAAGAAATCACGTCCTACCTTTCCAGAAGATACCGTCTGTCCGAAGATATCCTGGACCGGTTCGTGGAAAAAGAAGAAAGACACACAATGATTTATGAAAACAAGGTAGCTTTCCCGCATTTGACCGACCCAAACATCAACAAGTTGGTGTTTGTCCTGGGGAACATCACGATGGCCAACCGCAACGACGCGTTTTCCTTGATGTTATTTCTAGTGACACCCGAGAAAATTTCTGAGCAGCAAGAGAGAATCTTGATGCAGGTATATGATTTTGTCTTTAAGGTCATCAATGATCCTACTCTGATCAATGATCTGAAAAAAGTGGATGATGCACAAGGACTTATTGAGATGCTGGAGAAAAGAGGTACGAAATAG
- a CDS encoding transcriptional regulator GutM, translating into MNNMLALGILVVSAFLIQSALGFFQIKHFGNEYNELKADGRVAIGKRAGKLTSGTIIMFQLDSNGMIVRGKKLQGTTILARFKPYNNFNGRLIEAIKAEDPDVLAEIKITRKTIMNAVTNYRMFINGEIIPEKESPFKELTKKITNIKFG; encoded by the coding sequence ATGAATAATATGCTTGCATTGGGTATTCTGGTTGTCAGCGCTTTTTTGATCCAAAGCGCACTGGGATTTTTTCAGATCAAACATTTCGGCAATGAATACAACGAATTGAAGGCGGACGGCAGAGTTGCGATAGGCAAACGGGCAGGGAAGCTGACTTCCGGAACGATCATCATGTTCCAACTGGACAGCAACGGCATGATCGTCAGAGGCAAAAAGCTGCAGGGGACCACAATCTTGGCCAGGTTCAAACCATACAACAATTTCAACGGCAGACTGATCGAAGCCATCAAGGCAGAGGATCCGGATGTGCTGGCTGAAATCAAGATCACCCGCAAAACCATCATGAATGCGGTCACTAATTACCGGATGTTCATAAACGGAGAAATCATTCCGGAGAAAGAATCTCCCTTTAAGGAATTGACCAAAAAAATTACAAACATTAAGTTCGGTTAA
- the glmS gene encoding glutamine--fructose-6-phosphate transaminase (isomerizing) — protein sequence MCGIVGYVGKGNVQEVLLHGLEKLEYRGYDSAGIFVVDAENQGHVFKEKGRIADLRAIVDRQVEAHTGIGHTRWATHGVPSAENAHPHQSADGRFTLVHNGVIENFKEIKDEYLQDVNFVSQTDTEIVVQLIGKIAAEENLNGKEALRRALSIVRGSYAFALVDAQAPDVFYAAKNKSPMLIGLGDDFNVVASDAMATVQITNQYVEIHDGEMITLTADGVTIEKMDGKTVTRNPYTAQIDASDLEKGTYPYYMLKEIDEQPAVMRNIIQKYQNAEGRLTVPEELTTAMLEADRIHIVACGTSYHSGWVGKHYLEKIAQIPTEVHVASEFSYNPPLLKGNPFFIFLTQSGETADSRQVLVKVKEWGYPALTITNVAGSTLSREADYTLLLHAGPEIAVASTKAYTAQIAVLAVLSDALGARMGHDMGIDMVHELGIVANAMEAVIDDKERIAELADIYLPNTRNAFYIGRGLDYFVSMEAALKLKEISYIQTEGFAAGELKHGTIALIEEGTPVLAIITQADVASHTRGNVEEVRSRGANTCVFAMEGLANENDQIILPAVHPALAPLMTVVPTQLMAYYATLHRGYDVDKPRNLAKSVTVE from the coding sequence ATGTGTGGAATAGTTGGATATGTAGGAAAAGGCAATGTACAAGAGGTATTGTTGCATGGATTAGAGAAATTGGAATACCGTGGTTATGATTCAGCCGGTATTTTTGTCGTAGATGCTGAAAACCAAGGTCATGTGTTCAAGGAAAAAGGTCGCATCGCTGATTTGCGTGCGATCGTCGACAGACAGGTTGAAGCGCATACAGGCATCGGACACACAAGATGGGCAACGCATGGCGTGCCGAGCGCAGAGAATGCACACCCGCACCAATCTGCGGATGGACGTTTCACATTGGTCCATAATGGCGTCATCGAAAACTTCAAAGAAATCAAAGACGAGTATCTGCAGGACGTTAATTTTGTTAGCCAAACAGATACAGAAATCGTTGTGCAGCTGATCGGAAAAATCGCTGCCGAAGAAAACCTGAACGGAAAAGAAGCTTTGCGCCGCGCTTTGTCGATCGTAAGAGGCTCTTACGCTTTCGCTTTAGTGGATGCACAAGCACCGGACGTCTTTTACGCAGCCAAAAACAAAAGCCCAATGTTGATCGGTTTGGGTGATGACTTCAACGTCGTTGCCAGCGATGCGATGGCTACTGTTCAGATCACGAACCAATATGTGGAAATCCACGATGGCGAAATGATCACATTGACGGCTGATGGCGTCACAATCGAAAAAATGGACGGAAAAACGGTAACACGTAATCCGTATACGGCCCAAATCGATGCCAGCGACCTGGAAAAAGGGACATACCCTTACTACATGTTGAAAGAAATCGATGAGCAGCCTGCTGTTATGCGTAACATCATCCAAAAATACCAAAATGCAGAAGGTCGCCTGACGGTTCCTGAAGAATTGACCACTGCTATGTTGGAAGCTGACCGCATCCATATCGTGGCTTGCGGAACGAGCTACCATTCCGGTTGGGTAGGCAAACACTATCTGGAAAAAATTGCACAGATCCCGACAGAAGTGCATGTCGCCAGCGAATTCTCCTACAACCCGCCGCTATTGAAAGGCAATCCGTTCTTTATCTTCCTTACCCAAAGTGGGGAGACTGCGGATAGCCGCCAAGTATTGGTGAAAGTAAAAGAATGGGGATACCCAGCTTTGACGATCACAAACGTGGCTGGTTCGACTTTATCGCGTGAAGCGGACTACACATTGCTGTTGCATGCAGGTCCAGAGATCGCAGTCGCTTCAACGAAAGCTTACACTGCACAGATCGCTGTCTTGGCTGTCTTGTCGGATGCGTTAGGCGCGAGAATGGGTCATGATATGGGAATCGACATGGTCCATGAATTGGGGATCGTCGCAAATGCGATGGAAGCGGTCATCGATGACAAAGAGCGCATCGCTGAATTGGCTGACATCTACTTGCCGAACACCCGCAATGCTTTCTACATCGGACGCGGTTTGGATTACTTCGTATCGATGGAAGCTGCATTGAAACTGAAAGAAATTTCTTATATCCAAACAGAAGGTTTTGCTGCCGGAGAATTGAAGCACGGCACAATCGCCTTGATTGAAGAAGGAACTCCGGTTTTGGCTATCATTACCCAAGCTGATGTTGCCAGCCATACCCGTGGAAACGTTGAAGAAGTGCGTTCGCGCGGAGCAAACACTTGCGTATTTGCAATGGAAGGTTTGGCTAATGAGAACGACCAAATCATCTTGCCGGCTGTTCACCCAGCCTTGGCTCCACTGATGACAGTCGTTCCGACCCAATTGATGGCTTACTACGCAACGCTTCACCGTGGCTATGACGTCGACAAGCCAAGAAACTTGGCGAAATCCGTTACGGTTGAGTAA
- a CDS encoding PTS sugar transporter subunit IIA: MNNLDKEMIVLNKAFASKEEAIRFCGQKLVDAGCVDSDYVEAMVQRDRMLSVYMGNFIAIPHGTDAAKEHVKKSGICVVQVPDGVDFGDEQEEKVATVLFGIAGVGDDHLELIQKIALYCSDVDNVVTLADALTKDEITGSLAIA; the protein is encoded by the coding sequence ATGAATAATTTAGATAAAGAAATGATCGTTTTGAATAAAGCGTTCGCTTCAAAAGAAGAAGCTATTCGTTTCTGCGGCCAAAAATTAGTGGACGCAGGCTGTGTGGATTCGGATTATGTGGAGGCTATGGTGCAACGCGATCGGATGTTGTCAGTGTATATGGGGAATTTCATCGCGATTCCCCATGGTACCGATGCAGCCAAAGAGCACGTGAAAAAATCAGGCATTTGTGTGGTGCAAGTGCCTGACGGGGTCGATTTCGGCGACGAGCAGGAAGAAAAAGTGGCAACCGTTTTGTTCGGCATCGCAGGAGTCGGCGATGACCACTTGGAATTGATCCAAAAAATCGCGCTGTATTGCAGCGACGTGGATAACGTCGTTACTTTGGCGGACGCTTTGACAAAAGATGAGATCACTGGCAGCTTAGCCATTGCATAA
- a CDS encoding PTS glucitol/sorbitol transporter subunit IIB: MTKYNSIKVEKGSGGWGGPLIITPTEQKHKFIYIVGGGEKPAIVDRIAELTGMEAVNGFKTSIPDDETALAIIDCGGTLRCGIYPQKGIPTINVVATGKSGPLAKYITEDIYVSNVGLNQIQVTGETANVAAASVATAEPVAEEKVAYTTDKKLTQQNAEKGSVVAKIGLAAGKGIAIMLQSAREAVQTVLQTIIPFMAFVAMLIGIIQGSGIGNLFAKMMIPLAGNVWGLMVIGFICSLPILSPLLGPGAVIAQVIGTLIGVEIGKGNIEPSLALPALFAINTQNACDFIPVGLGLQEAEAKTVEVGVPSVLYSRFLNGVPRVFVAWLASFGLY; encoded by the coding sequence ATGACAAAATATAACAGCATCAAAGTCGAAAAAGGTTCCGGCGGCTGGGGCGGACCACTGATCATCACACCAACAGAGCAAAAACATAAATTCATCTACATCGTAGGCGGCGGAGAAAAACCTGCCATCGTCGACAGAATCGCTGAACTTACAGGTATGGAAGCCGTAAACGGATTCAAAACATCCATTCCGGATGATGAAACAGCCTTGGCTATCATCGACTGCGGCGGAACATTGAGATGCGGCATCTATCCTCAAAAAGGCATCCCGACAATCAACGTTGTTGCCACCGGTAAATCTGGTCCTTTGGCTAAATACATCACCGAAGACATTTACGTTTCAAATGTTGGCTTGAATCAGATCCAAGTAACTGGCGAGACAGCAAATGTAGCGGCAGCAAGCGTAGCAACTGCAGAACCAGTGGCAGAAGAGAAAGTCGCTTACACTACAGACAAAAAACTGACGCAACAAAATGCCGAAAAAGGCAGCGTAGTGGCAAAAATCGGTTTGGCTGCAGGTAAAGGGATCGCTATCATGCTGCAATCAGCCCGTGAAGCGGTGCAGACAGTCTTGCAGACAATCATCCCGTTCATGGCCTTTGTAGCGATGCTGATCGGTATTATCCAAGGCAGCGGAATCGGCAATCTGTTCGCGAAAATGATGATTCCATTGGCAGGTAATGTCTGGGGCTTGATGGTCATTGGGTTCATCTGCTCCTTGCCGATCCTTTCTCCGCTATTGGGACCTGGTGCTGTAATCGCGCAAGTTATCGGAACATTAATCGGTGTTGAAATCGGCAAAGGCAATATCGAACCAAGCTTAGCTTTACCGGCTTTGTTCGCCATCAACACACAAAATGCTTGCGATTTCATTCCAGTCGGGTTAGGCTTGCAAGAAGCAGAAGCCAAAACAGTAGAAGTCGGCGTACCATCCGTTCTTTATTCTCGATTCCTGAACGGTGTGCCCCGCGTATTCGTCGCTTGGTTAGCAAGCTTCGGACTATATTAA
- a CDS encoding ECF transporter S component: MKKELKLTDILVTIVIAIAFGIVYILWGTVYYAVQPLGLHLDQLLYGMWFIAGTFAYFIIRKPGVALLAEIAAASGEFLLGSPWGLTVLLSGVVQGLFAELVFMAFRYKRFDLKVAALAASASCVGSLVVDALNGQIAELAAWNLALYLLARFAGSIFFAGVLAYYLAEVLEDTGVTNLVRPLSTEDFTDMD; this comes from the coding sequence ATGAAAAAAGAATTGAAGCTTACAGATATTTTGGTGACGATCGTCATCGCCATCGCTTTCGGGATCGTCTACATCCTGTGGGGAACGGTTTATTACGCGGTGCAGCCGTTGGGTCTGCATCTTGATCAGCTGCTGTACGGCATGTGGTTCATCGCCGGTACCTTCGCCTATTTCATCATCCGCAAACCGGGTGTGGCGCTGTTGGCGGAAATCGCTGCGGCTTCAGGTGAATTCCTTTTGGGGTCGCCATGGGGTCTGACCGTCTTGCTTTCCGGCGTGGTGCAAGGATTGTTTGCGGAATTAGTGTTCATGGCCTTCCGTTACAAACGTTTTGACCTGAAGGTTGCCGCTTTGGCAGCTTCGGCATCTTGCGTGGGTTCGCTAGTGGTGGATGCGTTGAACGGGCAGATTGCTGAGTTGGCTGCTTGGAACTTGGCGCTGTATTTGTTGGCCCGTTTTGCCGGCTCGATTTTCTTTGCCGGGGTGCTGGCCTACTACTTGGCGGAAGTCCTGGAGGATACCGGCGTGACGAACCTTGTCCGTCCGCTTTCGACTGAAGATTTCACAGATATGGATTAA
- a CDS encoding transaldolase family protein, which produces MYIDSNDIKAIGSFLKSGFLKGVTTNPTILSTGSGSRFKQLQDLLALEPTELFVQLLGTTSEEMFADYEAIKTFDANHRLSIKIPVTQAGLETIKKVKEDDPERAILGTLIYSADQGILAAAAGCDYLAPYVNRMLNNAIDPFKAIRSMRTFIDARGYKTKIMAASFKNSQQVIDSLESGAHTATIPPDVLNNMMNKDLALQALQVFEADGQALLAAYGE; this is translated from the coding sequence ATGTACATAGATTCGAACGACATCAAAGCAATCGGAAGTTTTTTGAAAAGCGGATTTCTGAAAGGAGTCACCACCAACCCGACGATTTTGTCGACTGGTTCCGGCAGTCGCTTCAAACAATTACAAGATTTATTGGCTTTGGAGCCGACGGAACTTTTTGTACAATTGCTGGGTACGACTTCTGAAGAAATGTTTGCCGATTATGAAGCAATAAAGACATTTGATGCAAATCACCGACTTTCGATAAAGATTCCCGTTACACAAGCAGGCTTGGAAACAATCAAAAAAGTGAAAGAGGACGATCCGGAAAGAGCGATCCTGGGGACACTGATCTATTCTGCGGACCAGGGGATCCTGGCCGCCGCAGCCGGATGCGATTATCTGGCACCGTATGTGAACAGGATGCTGAACAATGCGATCGATCCCTTCAAGGCGATCCGTTCCATGCGGACGTTCATCGATGCCAGAGGCTACAAGACCAAAATCATGGCAGCGAGCTTCAAAAATTCCCAACAAGTCATCGATTCTTTGGAGTCGGGCGCGCATACTGCCACGATCCCTCCGGATGTCCTGAATAACATGATGAACAAGGATTTGGCGCTGCAGGCATTGCAGGTTTTTGAAGCAGACGGACAAGCGTTGTTGGCTGCATATGGTGAATAA
- a CDS encoding PTS glucitol/sorbitol transporter subunit IIA, with amino-acid sequence MSIYSTVVTEIGPNAKEFLAEDMMVLFGDDAPEALRPYCFLIEQNALEQDIQLGHALVIGDDSYRVTAVGDVVNKNLRDLGHITINFSGETVAELAGSLYVEHKTVNEIAEGTIIKITETVG; translated from the coding sequence ATGTCAATTTATTCAACGGTAGTCACAGAAATCGGACCTAACGCTAAGGAGTTTTTAGCTGAGGATATGATGGTATTGTTCGGAGACGATGCTCCGGAAGCATTGCGGCCATATTGCTTCCTGATCGAACAAAATGCACTGGAGCAGGATATTCAACTAGGACACGCGTTGGTTATCGGCGACGATAGTTATCGCGTCACAGCAGTGGGTGATGTGGTCAACAAAAACCTCAGGGATCTGGGGCACATCACCATTAACTTCAGCGGAGAAACAGTCGCTGAATTGGCAGGCTCGCTGTATGTTGAACACAAAACAGTGAACGAAATCGCGGAAGGCACCATCATCAAAATCACTGAAACTGTGGGGTAG